The proteins below are encoded in one region of Paenarthrobacter ilicis:
- a CDS encoding septum formation family protein, with protein MSQDKTPPHDDSPHEPGGDAPQPPVAPSEPPSGLPADPAPDLDPDFVPNPSEQPDPAVPPGTEEPAQQAAHANPGGPSYPGGPSYPGGPSYPGGPSYPGGPSYPGGPSYQDGPTYPGGPTYPGGPTYPSAYPGQPSGPPENWQQQQPQGDPIKRQRLVIGGIVLGILILIGIVIWVLLSLLGNRPTTAAPSPSATPSQGPLPREADAKDFQVGDCFADFDPNSTKAKAVACDTEHSAELGAVFTYPQDDSFPGTNALRDKGREVCKSVKLNDAADNYVLLQQNVYPSTTSWDQGDRRVDCFIVVDSGNTIKEEILRK; from the coding sequence ATGAGCCAGGATAAGACTCCCCCGCACGACGATTCACCGCACGAGCCCGGCGGGGATGCACCACAGCCACCTGTTGCCCCCTCCGAACCACCGTCCGGACTGCCTGCCGATCCCGCACCGGATCTGGACCCGGACTTCGTTCCCAACCCTTCCGAACAACCCGACCCAGCCGTGCCTCCCGGCACTGAAGAGCCAGCACAGCAGGCCGCGCACGCGAACCCCGGCGGACCGAGCTACCCCGGCGGACCGAGCTATCCCGGCGGACCGAGCTATCCCGGCGGACCGAGCTACCCCGGTGGACCGAGCTACCCCGGTGGACCGAGCTACCAAGACGGCCCCACCTACCCCGGCGGCCCCACTTACCCCGGCGGCCCCACCTACCCTTCGGCGTACCCCGGCCAGCCATCAGGCCCGCCGGAGAATTGGCAGCAGCAGCAACCCCAAGGCGATCCCATCAAGCGCCAGCGCCTGGTGATCGGCGGAATCGTCCTGGGAATCCTGATCCTGATCGGCATCGTGATCTGGGTGCTCCTGAGCCTCCTGGGCAACAGGCCCACCACCGCAGCACCCAGCCCCAGCGCGACACCCTCCCAGGGGCCGCTCCCCCGCGAAGCAGATGCCAAGGACTTCCAAGTGGGCGACTGCTTTGCCGACTTCGATCCCAACTCAACCAAGGCGAAGGCCGTGGCTTGCGATACGGAGCACTCGGCCGAGCTTGGCGCCGTCTTCACGTACCCACAGGACGATTCCTTCCCGGGAACAAACGCGCTCCGGGACAAGGGCCGCGAAGTCTGCAAGTCAGTGAAGCTCAACGATGCTGCCGACAACTACGTGTTGCTGCAGCAGAACGTTTACCCGAGCACCACCAGCTGGGATCAGGGAGACCGCCGCGTTGACTGCTTCATCGTGGTGGATTCCGGCAACACCATCAAGGAAGAAATCCTCAGAAAGTAG
- the clpB gene encoding ATP-dependent chaperone ClpB, whose protein sequence is MDVKFTTKSQEALSAAAMNASTAGNPQVEPAHLLKALMDQREGVAVALLRATGADPDAVSVQASSAIKALPSTSGSSVQQAQLSRQAMQAIQAAQNEADKIGDSFVSTEHLLLGLSAGSDAVGKLMRDAGASHEALLAALPGVRGDRKVDSPDPENTFQALEKFGTDLTAVARSGKLDPVIGRDSEIRRVIQVLSRRTKNNPVIIGEPGVGKTAVVEGLAQRIVAGDVPESLRGKTLIALDLASMVAGAKYRGEFEERLKAVLEEIKNSNGQIVTFIDEIHTVVGAGATGDSAMDAGNMLKPMLARGELRLIGATTLDEYRENIEKDPALERRFQQVYVGEPSVEDTIGILRGLKERYEAHHKVAIADSALVAAAALSNRYISGRQLPDKAIDLVDEAASRLRMEIDSAPEEIDQLRRAVDRLTMEELALQNETDPASVERLAALRADMADKKEELGALNARWEAEKAGLNRVGDLKAKIDELRSAADKSQREGDLESASRILYGELPALERELSAAAEEEARTNGDNKPELMVAEDVTADDIAEVISAWTGIPAGRMLQGESQKLLHMEEELGKRLIGQAKAVQAVSDAVRRARAGISDPNRPTGSFLFLGPTGVGKTELAKALADFLFDDERAMIRIDMSEYSEKHAVARLVGAPPGYVGYEEGGQLTEAVRRRPYSVVLLDEVEKAHPEVFDILLQVLDDGRLTDGQGRTVDFRNTILVLTSNSGSQFLVDQTMDATAKREAVMAVVQASFKPEFLNRLDEIVLFDPLSVEELARIVELHVGELTSRLRDRRLSLEVTDGARAWLAMSGYDPAYGARPLRRLVQREIGDRLAKEILAGEITDGDTVLVDTAADLDELTVDGLESMAAFDGTAAGSGLTVRRK, encoded by the coding sequence TTGGACGTCAAATTCACCACCAAAAGCCAGGAGGCCCTTTCTGCGGCCGCCATGAATGCCTCCACTGCCGGCAATCCGCAGGTGGAGCCCGCGCACCTGCTCAAGGCCCTGATGGACCAGCGCGAAGGAGTTGCCGTGGCGTTGCTGCGGGCAACCGGCGCGGATCCGGATGCCGTGAGCGTCCAAGCAAGCTCGGCCATCAAGGCCCTGCCCTCAACATCAGGCAGCTCCGTCCAGCAGGCGCAGCTGTCGCGTCAGGCCATGCAGGCCATCCAAGCTGCCCAGAACGAGGCAGACAAAATCGGCGATTCCTTCGTCTCCACCGAGCACCTCCTGTTGGGCCTCTCTGCCGGAAGCGACGCCGTCGGAAAGTTAATGCGCGACGCCGGCGCCTCCCATGAGGCGCTTCTCGCCGCACTGCCGGGTGTCCGGGGCGACAGGAAAGTGGATTCTCCCGACCCGGAGAACACCTTCCAGGCCCTGGAGAAGTTCGGCACCGACCTCACGGCCGTTGCCCGTTCCGGCAAGCTGGACCCCGTGATCGGCAGGGACAGTGAAATCCGCCGAGTAATCCAGGTCCTGAGCCGACGCACCAAGAACAACCCTGTGATCATTGGCGAGCCCGGCGTGGGTAAAACAGCCGTGGTGGAAGGGTTGGCCCAGCGCATTGTTGCCGGCGACGTCCCGGAAAGCCTGCGCGGCAAGACCCTCATCGCCTTGGACCTTGCGTCCATGGTGGCCGGTGCCAAATACCGCGGAGAGTTCGAGGAACGGTTGAAGGCCGTGCTGGAGGAGATCAAGAACTCCAATGGCCAGATTGTCACGTTCATTGACGAGATCCACACCGTGGTTGGCGCAGGTGCCACGGGAGACAGCGCCATGGACGCCGGGAACATGCTCAAGCCCATGCTGGCCCGCGGCGAACTGCGGCTGATTGGCGCCACCACCCTGGACGAATACCGCGAGAATATCGAGAAGGATCCGGCACTGGAACGCCGCTTCCAGCAGGTGTACGTGGGCGAGCCCAGTGTGGAGGACACCATCGGTATTCTCCGCGGCCTGAAGGAACGTTACGAGGCCCACCACAAGGTTGCCATCGCGGATTCCGCCTTGGTGGCGGCCGCTGCGCTGTCCAACCGCTACATATCGGGCCGGCAGCTGCCGGACAAGGCGATCGACCTGGTGGATGAAGCCGCGTCCCGCCTCCGGATGGAAATCGATTCCGCGCCGGAGGAGATCGACCAGCTCCGCCGGGCCGTGGACCGTTTGACCATGGAAGAGCTGGCGCTCCAGAACGAAACAGACCCCGCGTCCGTGGAACGGTTGGCCGCGCTCCGGGCAGACATGGCGGACAAGAAGGAAGAGCTGGGCGCACTCAACGCCCGCTGGGAAGCAGAGAAGGCCGGACTCAACCGTGTGGGTGACCTCAAGGCAAAGATCGACGAGCTGAGGTCCGCGGCGGACAAGTCGCAGCGCGAAGGTGACTTGGAATCGGCGTCGCGCATTCTTTACGGCGAGTTGCCCGCGCTGGAACGTGAGCTGAGCGCCGCCGCGGAAGAAGAGGCCCGCACCAATGGCGACAACAAACCCGAGCTCATGGTGGCCGAAGACGTCACTGCGGACGACATCGCCGAGGTTATCTCTGCGTGGACCGGCATTCCCGCCGGCCGGATGCTGCAGGGCGAATCACAGAAGCTCCTGCACATGGAGGAGGAGTTGGGGAAGCGGCTGATTGGACAGGCAAAAGCCGTCCAAGCCGTGTCCGACGCCGTCCGGCGCGCACGGGCAGGCATCAGCGATCCCAACCGCCCCACGGGCTCGTTCCTGTTCCTGGGACCCACCGGCGTCGGCAAGACCGAGCTTGCCAAAGCTCTGGCGGACTTCCTCTTTGACGACGAGCGCGCCATGATCCGAATCGACATGTCAGAGTACAGCGAGAAGCACGCTGTGGCCCGTTTGGTGGGAGCGCCTCCGGGTTACGTGGGGTACGAGGAAGGTGGCCAGCTCACCGAAGCAGTCCGCCGCCGCCCGTACTCCGTGGTGCTGCTGGACGAGGTGGAAAAGGCCCACCCCGAGGTCTTCGACATCCTCCTGCAAGTGCTCGACGACGGCCGCCTCACCGACGGTCAGGGCCGCACCGTGGACTTCCGGAACACCATCCTGGTGCTGACATCCAACTCCGGAAGCCAGTTCCTTGTTGACCAGACCATGGATGCCACAGCAAAGCGTGAGGCCGTCATGGCCGTGGTCCAGGCGTCCTTCAAGCCGGAATTCCTGAACCGCCTGGACGAGATCGTGCTCTTTGATCCGTTGTCAGTTGAAGAGCTGGCCCGGATCGTTGAGCTGCACGTTGGCGAGCTCACCTCGAGGCTGCGCGACCGCCGCCTCAGCCTGGAAGTCACCGATGGCGCCCGCGCCTGGCTGGCCATGTCCGGGTACGATCCCGCCTACGGAGCCCGTCCCCTCCGCAGGCTGGTTCAGCGGGAGATTGGTGACCGCCTGGCCAAGGAGATCCTGGCAGGCGAAATCACGGACGGCGACACCGTCCTGGTGGACACCGCGGCCGATCTTGACGAGCTCACCGTTGACGGGCTGGAGTCGATGGCGGCGTTTGATGGCACAGCGGCAGGATCGGGCCTTACCGTTCGCCGAAAATAG
- a CDS encoding pyridoxamine 5'-phosphate oxidase family protein — MDTITTSAELEKIIGLPLDRTRKKVRSTLSDFDRQWLAASPFCVLSTTDSEGRVDASPKGDPAGFIKVLDNTTIAIPERPGNRLAFGFHNILQNPNVGLLSVVPGRTDTLRINGTAQVVGNADFFDQMLVKGHRPRAAVVITVEEVFTHCGKAFMRSGLWQPETWNPDGLPSIAVLAQSYTQPETPLSELEDYYGPSYADGMYRD; from the coding sequence ATGGACACGATCACCACCTCCGCGGAACTCGAGAAGATCATTGGCCTCCCCCTGGACCGCACCCGCAAGAAAGTTCGTTCCACCCTCAGCGATTTCGACCGGCAATGGCTGGCGGCCAGCCCCTTCTGCGTCCTCTCCACCACTGATTCCGAAGGACGGGTGGATGCCTCACCCAAGGGAGACCCCGCAGGGTTCATCAAAGTCCTGGACAACACCACCATCGCCATCCCGGAACGCCCCGGCAACAGGCTCGCGTTCGGATTCCACAACATCCTGCAGAACCCCAATGTTGGCCTGTTGTCCGTAGTGCCGGGGCGGACGGACACCCTCCGCATCAACGGAACAGCCCAGGTTGTGGGCAATGCAGACTTCTTCGACCAGATGCTGGTCAAGGGCCACCGGCCACGGGCAGCCGTAGTGATCACCGTGGAGGAAGTCTTCACCCATTGCGGGAAGGCGTTCATGCGGAGCGGGCTGTGGCAGCCCGAAACCTGGAACCCGGACGGCCTGCCCAGCATCGCCGTCCTGGCACAGAGCTACACCCAACCCGAAACACCCCTGTCGGAGCTTGAGGACTACTACGGCCCGTCCTACGCCGACGGGATGTACCGCGACTAG
- a CDS encoding sulfate/molybdate ABC transporter ATP-binding protein: protein MTFELQASLRSRNFEMSLNLAEGETVAILGPNGAGKSTLLAVIAGLLRPDSGSATIGQRELFTLDGGTHRWSAPHQRGIALLAQDALLFPHLSVLDNVAFGPRSAGISRAAARETARHWLAEVDATELAQRKPAQLSGGQAQRVAVARALAAEPELLLLDEPMAALDIHAAPLLRRVLKRVLRDRKAIIVTHDVLDAYMLADRVLVVENGRIAESGPTRQVLERPRSPFAAGLAGLNLVTGTITEDGMTTPDGRVFAGHHDSGWSPLPGQAGVAAFPPSAVSVFLGDVHGSPRNSFPVSITDLEPHGDQIRVRATSGQHALSADITPAASADLGLVPGMDVRFVVKSALVSVYPA from the coding sequence ATGACGTTCGAACTGCAGGCCAGCCTCCGTTCCAGGAATTTCGAGATGTCCCTCAACCTTGCCGAGGGCGAGACTGTGGCCATCCTGGGTCCCAACGGCGCCGGCAAGTCGACTCTGCTGGCCGTGATTGCGGGCCTGCTCCGGCCTGATTCCGGGTCAGCAACCATTGGCCAACGGGAGTTGTTCACCCTCGACGGCGGCACTCACCGTTGGAGCGCACCGCACCAACGGGGGATTGCACTCTTGGCCCAGGACGCACTCCTCTTTCCGCACCTGAGCGTGCTGGACAACGTTGCCTTCGGTCCGCGGAGCGCCGGAATATCCCGGGCGGCGGCACGTGAAACGGCCAGGCATTGGCTGGCTGAGGTGGATGCCACGGAGCTGGCACAGCGGAAGCCGGCCCAGCTTTCGGGCGGCCAGGCGCAGAGGGTGGCCGTGGCCCGTGCCCTCGCGGCAGAGCCGGAGCTCCTTCTCCTGGACGAACCCATGGCAGCCCTCGACATCCACGCAGCACCGTTGCTCCGCCGCGTGCTCAAACGGGTTTTGCGGGACCGGAAGGCCATCATCGTCACCCACGATGTCCTGGACGCGTACATGCTGGCGGACAGGGTGCTGGTGGTGGAGAACGGACGCATCGCGGAAAGCGGACCAACGCGGCAGGTCCTTGAGCGGCCCAGAAGCCCCTTCGCCGCCGGACTCGCAGGGCTGAACCTCGTCACCGGAACCATCACCGAGGATGGAATGACGACGCCGGATGGCCGGGTTTTCGCGGGCCATCATGACTCCGGGTGGTCACCCCTGCCCGGCCAAGCGGGCGTGGCCGCGTTCCCGCCGTCGGCCGTTTCCGTCTTCTTGGGCGACGTACATGGAAGCCCGCGAAATTCGTTCCCCGTGAGCATCACGGACCTTGAACCCCACGGCGACCAGATCCGGGTGCGGGCAACCTCAGGGCAGCACGCATTGTCCGCGGATATCACTCCGGCGGCATCGGCAGATCTGGGGTTGGTTCCGGGAATGGATGTGAGGTTTGTGGTGAAGTCGGCGCTGGTTTCCGTGTACCCGGCCTAA
- a CDS encoding ABC transporter permease, which yields MTSTPGFHGIPRWLYAVAAVGGLLVVLPLVAIVARVNWPEFIPLVTSDSSLAALGLSLRTSLASTALCIVLGVPLALVLARADFPGQRFLRSLVLLPLVLPPVVGGIALLYTFGRQGLLGKSLELAGIQIAFSTTAVVLAQTFVALPFLVVSLEGALRSAGSRYEAVAATLGAGPTTVLRRVTLPLVLPGLASGAVLSFARSLGEFGATLTFAGSLEGITRTLPLEIYLQRETDADAAVALSLVLVAVAVAVVGLSHGRRRAAAPRVAS from the coding sequence ATGACGTCTACTCCGGGTTTCCACGGCATTCCCCGCTGGCTTTATGCCGTGGCCGCTGTGGGCGGGCTGCTGGTGGTGCTGCCCCTGGTGGCAATCGTTGCCAGGGTGAATTGGCCGGAGTTCATTCCGCTGGTTACCTCGGACTCATCGCTTGCGGCCCTGGGCCTCAGCTTGCGGACATCCTTGGCCAGCACCGCCCTCTGCATTGTGCTGGGTGTTCCCTTGGCGTTGGTCCTTGCCCGTGCTGACTTTCCGGGACAACGCTTCCTGCGCTCACTGGTGCTGTTGCCATTGGTGTTGCCGCCGGTGGTTGGCGGCATTGCCTTGCTGTACACCTTTGGGCGGCAGGGCCTGCTCGGAAAGTCGTTGGAGCTTGCAGGCATCCAGATCGCCTTCTCCACCACCGCGGTGGTCCTGGCCCAGACGTTCGTCGCGTTGCCCTTCCTGGTGGTGAGCCTGGAGGGTGCGCTGAGGTCCGCGGGCAGCAGGTATGAGGCCGTTGCGGCCACGCTGGGTGCCGGTCCCACCACGGTCCTGAGGAGGGTGACGCTGCCACTGGTCCTTCCCGGCCTGGCCTCCGGCGCGGTGCTGTCCTTTGCCCGCAGCTTGGGCGAGTTCGGCGCCACGCTGACGTTCGCGGGGAGCCTTGAAGGGATCACCCGGACCCTGCCTCTGGAGATCTACCTGCAGCGCGAAACCGACGCCGATGCCGCCGTCGCGTTGTCACTGGTATTGGTGGCCGTGGCGGTTGCAGTGGTGGGCCTGAGCCATGGCCGCCGACGAGCCGCGGCACCAAGGGTGGCATCATGA
- the modA gene encoding molybdate ABC transporter substrate-binding protein, which yields MKKSIVGMSVAVGLAGALTACGSTAPAATPTGNSSTSQLSGTVTVFAAASLKATFTQLAKDFEAKNPGTKVTLSFAGSSDLVTQITQGAPADVFASADTKNMTKLSDAKLLDGTATNFATNVLEIAVPPSNPASITSFADLAKPGVKVVTCASQVPCGAAADTVEKASGVTLSPVSEESSVTDVLGKVTSGEADAGLVYVTDVKGAGDKVKGIAFPESDKAVNTYPIGTVTTSKNKELAAAFIASVTGEAGRTVLSDAGFGAP from the coding sequence ATGAAGAAGAGCATCGTGGGCATGTCGGTAGCGGTTGGATTGGCAGGCGCCCTCACGGCCTGCGGCTCCACCGCCCCTGCCGCAACGCCAACGGGCAACAGCAGCACATCCCAACTGAGCGGAACAGTGACCGTCTTCGCAGCCGCATCCCTCAAAGCCACGTTCACCCAACTGGCCAAGGACTTCGAGGCGAAGAACCCGGGCACCAAGGTGACACTGAGCTTCGCAGGCTCCTCGGACCTGGTCACGCAGATCACCCAAGGCGCTCCGGCGGACGTCTTTGCCTCGGCGGACACCAAGAATATGACCAAGTTGTCAGACGCCAAGCTGCTGGACGGCACCGCGACGAACTTCGCCACCAACGTCCTGGAGATCGCTGTCCCACCCAGCAACCCGGCGTCGATCACTTCCTTCGCGGACCTGGCCAAGCCCGGCGTGAAAGTAGTCACCTGCGCCAGCCAGGTGCCCTGCGGCGCTGCTGCGGATACTGTGGAGAAGGCCAGCGGCGTCACGTTGAGCCCTGTCAGTGAGGAATCGTCCGTCACGGATGTCCTGGGCAAGGTCACCTCGGGCGAAGCAGACGCCGGCCTGGTCTATGTCACGGATGTGAAGGGAGCGGGGGACAAGGTGAAGGGCATAGCGTTCCCTGAGTCGGACAAGGCCGTGAACACCTACCCCATTGGCACCGTTACCACCAGCAAGAACAAGGAGCTCGCAGCCGCCTTCATCGCGAGCGTGACCGGGGAAGCCGGACGCACAGTCCTTTCCGACGCCGGCTTCGGCGCACCGTAG
- a CDS encoding TOBE domain-containing protein: protein MPQIRISEAARFLGVSDDTVRRWTENGTLTAQKDGAGRLAVDGLELATLARDQSHLPDDPSRPGSSARNRFVGLVTGITADKVMAQVELQCGPFRVVSLMSSEAVRELGLELGSVATAVVKATTVIIETPQGKSII from the coding sequence ATGCCGCAAATACGAATTTCCGAGGCCGCCCGCTTCCTCGGCGTCAGTGACGATACTGTGAGGCGCTGGACGGAAAACGGGACGCTGACTGCCCAGAAGGACGGCGCAGGACGCCTGGCCGTGGACGGGCTGGAGCTCGCCACGTTGGCCCGGGATCAGTCCCACCTCCCAGATGATCCTTCCCGCCCCGGAAGCTCGGCCCGGAACCGCTTCGTCGGTCTGGTCACAGGCATCACCGCAGACAAGGTCATGGCCCAGGTTGAGCTCCAGTGCGGTCCGTTCCGGGTGGTATCGCTCATGAGCAGCGAGGCAGTCCGTGAGCTCGGGTTGGAACTCGGATCCGTCGCCACAGCCGTGGTCAAAGCCACCACTGTCATCATCGAAACTCCGCAAGGAAAGAGCATCATATGA
- a CDS encoding FAD-binding oxidoreductase codes for MEWIRPDSPDYDEARKLFNAMIDRRPAVIAQCSDPGEVAEALNYAHNHNLDVAVRSGGHSVAGMSTNDDGLVVDVRPMKSIHVDPEAKTATAGAGLTWGEFDRATQLHGLAVTGGRASTTGVSGFTLGGGSGWLERSYGFACDNLLAVDLVTASGDRVTASRDENSELFWALHGGGGNFGVATSLTFQLHDVGPTVMAGLMLFPGDDAPDLSRAYRQIALEAPDAVGTALVYLTAPPEEFVPEDMVGKLAVGMAYLYAGDVGAGEEHAKPFKDLSPSVDLVTPMEYADFQCMIDDPPDHYNYWSADYHNELSDDALDVLVDSAQRLPGPNSQQLVARWGGAVSGPAAVNTPLQNRGASWVSHPFGLSETREGGQEAKAWVKQFRQDIAPHTTGGVWLNFIGDEGQDRIMAAYGEQNYRRLSLVKGQFDPDNVFRGNQNILPAEH; via the coding sequence ATGGAATGGATCCGTCCGGACAGTCCGGACTATGACGAAGCCAGAAAACTCTTCAATGCGATGATCGACCGCAGGCCGGCCGTCATTGCCCAGTGCTCCGATCCCGGCGAGGTTGCCGAGGCCCTGAACTATGCGCACAACCATAATTTGGACGTAGCGGTGCGTTCGGGCGGGCACTCGGTGGCGGGCATGTCCACCAACGACGACGGTCTGGTGGTTGACGTCCGCCCCATGAAGTCGATCCACGTAGACCCTGAGGCCAAAACTGCCACGGCCGGCGCCGGGCTCACCTGGGGCGAATTCGATCGCGCCACGCAACTGCACGGTTTGGCGGTCACGGGCGGCCGGGCGTCCACCACGGGTGTCTCTGGATTCACCTTGGGCGGGGGCTCAGGATGGCTGGAGCGATCGTACGGTTTCGCGTGCGACAACCTCCTCGCCGTAGACCTGGTCACAGCCTCCGGCGATCGCGTGACCGCCAGCCGGGATGAGAATTCCGAGCTGTTCTGGGCGCTCCACGGTGGAGGCGGAAACTTCGGCGTAGCCACGTCTTTGACGTTCCAGCTCCACGATGTGGGCCCCACTGTGATGGCCGGCCTCATGCTGTTCCCCGGGGACGACGCACCGGATCTGTCGCGCGCCTACCGGCAGATTGCTTTGGAAGCGCCCGACGCCGTCGGAACCGCCCTGGTATACCTCACCGCCCCACCGGAAGAGTTCGTCCCGGAAGACATGGTGGGCAAGCTCGCGGTCGGGATGGCCTACCTCTACGCGGGCGATGTTGGGGCCGGCGAGGAACACGCCAAGCCGTTCAAAGACCTCAGCCCCTCGGTGGACCTGGTCACGCCCATGGAATACGCCGACTTCCAGTGCATGATCGACGACCCGCCGGACCACTACAACTACTGGAGCGCCGACTACCATAACGAGCTCAGCGACGATGCACTGGACGTTCTGGTGGACTCGGCGCAACGCCTTCCCGGCCCGAACTCGCAACAGCTGGTGGCACGGTGGGGCGGAGCCGTTTCCGGACCCGCTGCGGTGAACACGCCGTTGCAGAACCGCGGAGCTTCGTGGGTCAGCCACCCGTTCGGCTTGTCCGAAACCCGTGAGGGCGGGCAGGAGGCAAAGGCCTGGGTCAAGCAGTTTCGGCAGGACATCGCGCCACACACCACGGGAGGTGTGTGGCTGAACTTCATCGGCGACGAGGGGCAGGACAGGATCATGGCGGCCTACGGCGAACAGAATTACCGGCGGCTGTCCTTGGTGAAGGGCCAGTTCGATCCCGACAACGTGTTCCGCGGCAACCAAAACATCCTGCCGGCTGAGCACTGA
- a CDS encoding DUF4031 domain-containing protein: MAIYVDPPLWPAHGTVFSHLVSDTSLEELHAFAAAAGVPERAFDGDHYDVPKRRYDDLVSAGAIPVEARILVRKLIASGLRIPARERSKALTVPLMERWNSTYPGHEELGLELLERWGEDHRKYHSRTHLLAVLEALDLLAEPALPARPVALAAWFHDAVYEGVAGQDEEESARLAEDRLTSTGLDPHEVAEVARLVRLTSTHRPKTGDSAGALLCDADLSVLGGDQRSYARYRAAVREDYAHVSDDDFARGRAAVVSDLLRLDPLFHGERAKELWLDSARRNLAGELA; the protein is encoded by the coding sequence ATGGCCATCTACGTCGATCCGCCCCTGTGGCCGGCACACGGGACAGTGTTTTCTCACCTCGTTTCGGACACGTCGCTGGAGGAGCTGCATGCCTTCGCGGCTGCCGCCGGAGTTCCCGAGCGAGCCTTCGACGGAGACCACTACGACGTCCCCAAACGCCGATACGACGACCTCGTTTCCGCGGGCGCCATCCCCGTGGAGGCCCGCATCCTGGTACGCAAGCTCATTGCCAGCGGACTCCGCATCCCCGCTCGTGAACGGAGCAAGGCTTTGACAGTACCTCTGATGGAACGCTGGAACAGCACCTATCCCGGCCACGAAGAGCTGGGTCTCGAGCTGCTGGAACGCTGGGGAGAGGACCACAGGAAGTATCACAGCCGGACACATCTCCTCGCAGTCCTTGAGGCCTTGGATCTGCTGGCCGAACCTGCCCTGCCTGCGCGGCCCGTCGCCCTGGCTGCGTGGTTCCACGACGCCGTCTATGAAGGAGTCGCCGGGCAGGACGAAGAAGAGTCGGCCCGTTTGGCAGAGGACCGGCTAACGTCCACTGGCCTGGATCCCCACGAGGTAGCGGAGGTGGCCCGCCTTGTCCGGCTCACCTCCACCCACCGCCCAAAGACAGGTGACTCCGCAGGAGCCCTCCTCTGCGACGCGGACCTCTCCGTGCTCGGCGGTGACCAGCGATCCTATGCGCGCTATCGTGCCGCCGTCCGCGAAGACTACGCCCACGTCAGCGACGACGACTTCGCGAGGGGGCGCGCCGCCGTCGTGAGTGACCTCCTGAGGCTGGACCCGCTGTTCCACGGCGAACGCGCCAAGGAACTATGGCTGGATTCCGCCCGGCGCAACCTGGCCGGCGAGCTCGCGTGA